One Mycolicibacterium pulveris genomic region harbors:
- a CDS encoding YciI family protein, with product MFHVLTSTYLQPPDVINQTRPAHLEWLKGEVEAGRILLAGRREDESGAVLITGDISAQEAQDIVDRDPYTSAGAARYERVAFNSAFRAPGL from the coding sequence GTGTTCCACGTCCTCACATCGACGTACCTGCAGCCGCCGGACGTCATCAACCAGACCCGTCCCGCGCACCTGGAATGGCTGAAGGGCGAGGTCGAGGCGGGCCGAATCCTGTTGGCCGGTCGCCGAGAAGACGAATCCGGCGCGGTGCTGATCACCGGCGACATCAGCGCGCAGGAGGCGCAAGACATCGTCGACCGCGATCCGTACACCAGCGCCGGGGCGGCACGCTACGAGCGGGTGGCGTTCAACAGCGCGTTCCGCGCGCCCGGACTCTAG
- a CDS encoding TetR/AcrR family transcriptional regulator, with product MRRGSRTRSSGQPGVKVDARSERWREHRKKVRAEIVDAAFRAIDRLGPNVSVREIAEEAGTAKPKIYRHFADKSDMFTEIGQRMRDMLWAAIIPSINVETDSTRDIVGRGVEHYVELVERHPNVVRFLLQGRFADKSAAAMTAVNKGSEITLAVADMISNELQDMALDPAAFELAAYAIFGTAASATDWWLGAGDEDERRMSADKFITHMTTIMMGAINGTAELVGVTIEPDQPIRTAVRRQQPVA from the coding sequence GTGCGACGAGGGTCCAGGACGCGGTCGAGCGGCCAGCCGGGTGTCAAGGTCGACGCCCGCAGCGAGCGCTGGCGCGAGCACCGCAAGAAGGTGCGCGCGGAGATCGTCGACGCCGCCTTCCGCGCGATCGACCGGCTCGGTCCCAACGTGAGCGTGCGCGAGATCGCTGAGGAGGCCGGTACCGCCAAGCCCAAGATCTACCGGCACTTCGCCGACAAGTCGGACATGTTCACCGAGATCGGTCAGCGGATGCGCGACATGTTGTGGGCCGCGATCATCCCGTCGATCAACGTGGAGACCGACTCCACACGCGACATCGTCGGGCGGGGAGTCGAGCACTACGTCGAGTTGGTCGAGCGCCACCCCAACGTGGTCCGCTTTCTGCTGCAGGGCCGGTTCGCCGACAAGTCGGCGGCGGCGATGACGGCGGTCAACAAGGGCAGCGAGATCACCCTGGCTGTTGCCGACATGATCAGCAACGAACTGCAGGACATGGCGCTGGACCCCGCGGCCTTCGAACTCGCGGCGTACGCGATCTTCGGCACCGCGGCGTCGGCGACGGACTGGTGGCTGGGCGCCGGCGACGAGGACGAGCGTCGCATGTCCGCCGACAAGTTCATCACCCATATGACGACGATCATGATGGGTGCCATCAACGGCACCGCGGAGTTGGTCGGCGTCACGATCGAGCCCGACCAGCCTATTCGCACCGCCGTACGCCGACAGCAACCGGTCGCCTGA
- the ctaD gene encoding aa3-type cytochrome oxidase subunit I: MVAEAPPIGQLEVRRPFPARLGPKGNLLYKLITTTDHKLIGIMYCVTCFIFFFIGGLMALFMRTELTMPGLQFLSNEQFNQLFTMHGTVMLLFYATPIVFGFANLVLPLQIGAPDVAFPRLNAFSYWLFLFGGLITIAGFITPGGAADFGWTAYAPLSNALHSPGAGGDLWILGLGVAGLGTILGAVNMITTVVCMRAPGMTMFRMPVFTWNIMVTSILVLIAFPLLTSALFALAYDRQLGAHVYDPANGGVLLYQHLFWFFGHPEVYIIALPFFGIVSEIFPVFSRKPIFGYTTLVYATIGIAALSIAVWAHHMYATGAVLLPFFSFMTFLIAVPTGIKFFNWIGTMWKGQLTFETPMLFSIGFLLTFLLGGLSGVLLASPPLDFHVTDTYFVVAHFHYVLFGTIVFATYAGIYFWFPKMTGRLLDERLGKLHFWLTFIGFHTTFLVQHWLGDEGMPRRYADYLPTDGFTELNVVSTIGAFILGVSVLPFAWNVFKSWRYGEPVTVDDPWGYGNSLEWATSCPPPRHNFTELPRIRSERPAFELHYPHMVERMRAEAHIGRTHEPDARLADQSS; encoded by the coding sequence TTGGTAGCCGAAGCGCCCCCAATCGGACAACTCGAGGTTCGTCGTCCCTTTCCGGCGCGGCTTGGACCCAAGGGCAACCTGCTCTACAAGCTGATCACGACCACCGATCACAAGCTGATCGGCATCATGTACTGCGTCACCTGCTTCATTTTCTTCTTCATCGGCGGGCTGATGGCGCTGTTCATGCGCACCGAGCTGACGATGCCGGGGCTGCAGTTCCTGTCCAACGAGCAGTTCAACCAGCTGTTCACCATGCACGGCACGGTGATGCTGCTGTTCTACGCCACACCGATCGTGTTCGGGTTCGCCAACCTGGTGCTGCCCCTGCAGATCGGCGCGCCCGACGTGGCGTTCCCGCGGCTCAACGCGTTCTCCTACTGGCTGTTCTTGTTCGGCGGTCTGATCACCATCGCCGGGTTCATCACCCCCGGCGGCGCAGCCGATTTCGGGTGGACGGCGTATGCGCCGCTGTCCAACGCGCTGCACTCGCCGGGCGCGGGCGGTGACCTGTGGATCCTCGGCCTGGGCGTGGCCGGCCTGGGCACCATCCTGGGCGCGGTCAACATGATCACGACGGTGGTGTGCATGCGCGCACCGGGCATGACGATGTTCCGGATGCCGGTGTTCACCTGGAACATCATGGTGACGTCGATCCTGGTGTTGATCGCGTTCCCGCTGCTGACCTCGGCGCTGTTCGCGCTGGCCTACGACCGCCAGCTCGGCGCCCACGTCTACGACCCGGCCAACGGCGGTGTGTTGTTGTATCAGCACCTGTTCTGGTTCTTCGGGCACCCCGAGGTGTACATCATCGCGTTGCCGTTCTTCGGCATCGTCAGCGAGATCTTCCCGGTGTTCAGCCGCAAGCCGATCTTCGGCTACACCACGCTGGTCTACGCCACCATCGGCATCGCCGCCCTGTCGATCGCGGTGTGGGCGCACCACATGTACGCGACGGGCGCGGTGCTGCTGCCGTTCTTCTCGTTCATGACTTTCCTGATCGCGGTGCCGACCGGCATCAAGTTCTTCAACTGGATCGGCACGATGTGGAAGGGTCAGTTGACATTTGAGACGCCGATGCTGTTCTCCATCGGCTTTCTGCTGACGTTCCTGCTCGGCGGCCTGTCCGGGGTGCTGTTGGCCAGCCCGCCGCTGGACTTCCACGTCACCGACACCTATTTCGTGGTGGCGCACTTCCACTACGTGCTGTTCGGCACGATCGTGTTCGCCACCTACGCCGGGATCTACTTCTGGTTCCCCAAGATGACCGGGCGTCTGCTCGACGAGCGGTTGGGCAAGCTGCACTTCTGGCTGACGTTCATCGGCTTTCACACCACGTTCCTGGTGCAGCACTGGCTCGGTGACGAGGGCATGCCGCGGCGCTACGCCGACTACCTGCCCACCGACGGGTTCACCGAACTGAACGTGGTGTCCACGATCGGTGCGTTCATCCTGGGTGTGTCGGTGCTGCCGTTCGCCTGGAACGTGTTCAAGAGCTGGCGCTACGGCGAACCGGTCACCGTGGACGATCCGTGGGGCTACGGCAACTCGCTGGAGTGGGCCACCTCCTGCCCGCCGCCGCGGCACAACTTCACCGAGCTGCCCCGGATCCGTTCGGAACGTCCAGCCTTCGAACTGCACTACCCGCACATGGTCGAGCGGATGCGCGCCGAAGCGCATATCGGACGTACCCATGAACCGGACGCCCGGCTCGCGGACCAATCGAGTTAA
- the nrdF gene encoding class 1b ribonucleoside-diphosphate reductase subunit beta — protein MKLIDRVSAINWNRLQDEKDLEVWHRLTGNFWLPEKVPVSNDIQSWNTLTDAEKQLTMRVFTGLTLLDTIQGTVGAVSLIPDAVTPHEEAVLTNIAFMESVHAKSYSNIFSTLCSTAEIDEAFRWSEENPNLQRKASIVMQYYRGDEPLKRKVASTLLESFLFYSGFYLPMYWASRAKLTNTADMIRLIIRDEAVHGYYIGYKYQRGLALEDSAKQQELKDYTYELLFELYDNEVEYTQDLYDGVGLTEDVKKFLRYNANKALMNLGYEALFPRDETDVNPAILSALAPNADENHDFFSGSGSSYVIGKAVNTEDEDWDF, from the coding sequence ATGAAGCTGATCGACCGCGTCTCGGCCATCAACTGGAACCGGCTTCAGGACGAAAAAGACCTCGAGGTCTGGCACCGGCTGACCGGTAACTTCTGGTTGCCGGAGAAGGTCCCGGTGTCCAACGACATCCAGTCTTGGAACACGCTGACCGACGCCGAGAAGCAGCTGACGATGCGGGTGTTCACCGGGCTGACGCTGCTGGACACCATCCAGGGCACCGTCGGCGCGGTGAGCCTGATCCCCGACGCGGTGACCCCGCACGAGGAGGCGGTGCTCACCAACATCGCGTTCATGGAGTCGGTACACGCCAAGAGCTACAGCAACATCTTCTCCACGCTGTGCTCGACCGCCGAGATCGACGAGGCGTTCCGCTGGTCGGAGGAGAACCCGAACCTGCAGCGCAAGGCGTCGATCGTCATGCAGTACTACCGCGGTGACGAGCCGCTCAAGCGCAAGGTGGCCTCCACGCTGCTGGAGAGCTTCCTGTTCTACTCCGGCTTCTACCTGCCGATGTACTGGGCCAGCCGGGCCAAGCTGACCAACACCGCCGACATGATCCGGCTGATCATCCGCGACGAGGCCGTGCACGGCTACTACATCGGCTACAAGTACCAGCGCGGGCTGGCGCTCGAGGATTCGGCCAAGCAGCAGGAGCTCAAGGACTACACCTATGAGCTGTTGTTCGAGCTCTACGACAACGAGGTCGAGTACACCCAGGACCTTTACGACGGGGTGGGCCTGACCGAGGACGTCAAGAAATTCCTGCGCTACAACGCCAACAAGGCGCTGATGAACCTGGGGTATGAGGCGTTGTTCCCGCGCGACGAGACCGACGTCAACCCGGCGATCCTGTCCGCGCTGGCGCCCAACGCCGACGAGAACCACGACTTCTTCTCCGGCTCGGGCTCCAGCTACGTGATCGGAAAGGCCGTCAACACCGAAGACGAGGACTGGGACTTCTAG
- a CDS encoding helix-turn-helix transcriptional regulator yields MRGGWPLIGRDEELAVVSGAIAEPAAAGILIAGSAGVGKTRLAREALAKAQRRGRRCHWLLATESARSVPLGVFAEFASGFGPDPLRRVQEIIDALVGSPSSTTSPTRPVVGIDDAHLLDEQSALVVHQLVHRRIATVVLTQRSGEQTPDAITSLWKDERLPRMDLQPLAAHEVSTLLTAVLDGEIETTSAERLWRYTHGNALYLRQLITDEIASRRLNKRAGVWVWDGQPDFSPRLLELIKANIGRHSEQVVEVLDIVALAEPVELAVLLHMASPGAVDEAQQHGLIRFDPAAQVAHLAHPMFGEARRAMAGPIGLRTLCGRLAHTIGEVCSPSLHQTVRRAVLALESDAGRDAALLHEAANAALALLDIPLAMRLGRAATESGAGRPAQFNYAVALATAARGAQAEKILGQLAASATEDAERVHIALARAANLTWVLGEPVTAERELDAAQQAAAGCGLAHAVNAVRASCHAARGQPSTAVELATEALASREVAGLPRMMGLWGLVYGLADLGCTERLSSAAHGHAFARGDARASHLRFRMGVAYVDGLCLAGHVQKARQVAAELRHDAHDVAGSRYISTLIVALAELAAGDLTAACKWLRESAALLSPELEDEPEGTFRLSEVWLSTALAMAGDAEAAEQALAGRPVAEAGGFRYWETDQALAAAWIDAARGLPSLAVRAALEAADQARALHRPTREVMCLQTATQFGDSSCADRLAELSVIVGGPRLIAVAAHSAALHAHDGTGLLEASRCYEAFGDRVAAADAAAQAAIVLREQGRRGAGLTATAVAQRLSGETGAHTYALRANRIDLPLTARQREIVTLAARGLSNRAIADRLVLSVRTVEGHLFQASQKTGVSTREELIAMVQGRSAENRPTDRLA; encoded by the coding sequence GTGCGCGGCGGCTGGCCGCTGATCGGACGAGACGAAGAACTGGCGGTCGTCTCTGGTGCTATCGCTGAGCCGGCAGCGGCCGGGATCCTCATCGCGGGCAGCGCCGGCGTCGGCAAGACGCGCCTGGCCCGCGAAGCGCTCGCGAAGGCCCAGCGTCGAGGCCGCCGATGCCACTGGCTTCTGGCGACGGAGTCCGCGCGATCTGTGCCGTTGGGAGTGTTCGCCGAATTCGCGAGCGGTTTCGGCCCCGACCCGCTGCGACGGGTCCAGGAAATCATCGACGCGCTGGTCGGCTCCCCATCGTCGACGACATCCCCGACGCGGCCGGTGGTCGGAATCGACGACGCCCACCTGCTCGATGAGCAGTCCGCGCTCGTCGTGCACCAATTGGTTCACCGACGCATTGCGACGGTGGTTCTCACCCAGCGCTCGGGTGAGCAGACACCCGACGCCATCACATCGTTGTGGAAGGACGAGCGGCTGCCGCGGATGGATCTGCAGCCACTGGCCGCTCACGAGGTGAGCACGCTGCTGACGGCGGTGCTCGACGGCGAAATCGAGACGACGAGCGCCGAGCGACTCTGGCGCTATACCCACGGCAACGCCCTGTATCTACGCCAACTCATCACCGACGAGATCGCCTCCCGCCGGCTCAACAAACGCGCAGGGGTATGGGTGTGGGATGGTCAACCGGACTTCTCGCCGCGGTTGCTCGAGTTGATCAAGGCCAATATCGGCAGGCACAGCGAGCAGGTCGTCGAGGTGCTCGACATCGTGGCGCTGGCCGAGCCCGTCGAGTTGGCTGTCCTGCTGCACATGGCCTCGCCCGGTGCGGTCGACGAGGCCCAACAGCATGGGCTGATCCGATTCGATCCGGCGGCTCAGGTCGCTCACCTGGCACATCCGATGTTCGGGGAGGCCAGGCGGGCCATGGCCGGACCCATAGGCCTTCGCACCCTGTGCGGACGACTCGCGCACACCATCGGCGAGGTCTGCAGCCCTTCCCTGCACCAGACGGTCCGGCGCGCCGTGCTGGCCCTGGAATCCGATGCCGGCCGTGACGCGGCACTGCTGCACGAAGCAGCCAACGCAGCCTTGGCGCTGCTGGACATACCGTTGGCGATGCGGCTCGGGCGCGCTGCCACCGAGTCCGGCGCCGGACGTCCCGCGCAGTTCAACTACGCGGTCGCGTTGGCCACCGCCGCCCGGGGCGCGCAGGCCGAGAAGATCCTGGGCCAGCTGGCGGCCAGCGCCACCGAGGACGCCGAACGCGTGCACATTGCGCTGGCCCGTGCGGCCAACTTGACGTGGGTTCTCGGCGAACCGGTCACCGCCGAACGAGAACTTGACGCGGCCCAACAGGCGGCCGCCGGTTGCGGACTTGCCCACGCCGTCAACGCGGTCCGCGCATCCTGTCACGCGGCCCGAGGCCAGCCATCGACCGCGGTCGAGTTGGCCACCGAAGCGCTCGCGTCGCGAGAGGTGGCGGGCCTGCCGCGCATGATGGGCCTATGGGGCCTGGTGTACGGCCTCGCCGATCTCGGCTGTACCGAACGGCTTTCCAGCGCAGCGCACGGACACGCGTTCGCGCGCGGTGATGCGCGCGCATCGCATCTGCGGTTCCGCATGGGCGTGGCCTACGTCGACGGGCTGTGTTTGGCCGGTCATGTGCAGAAGGCCCGCCAAGTCGCGGCCGAACTGAGGCACGACGCGCACGATGTCGCGGGTTCGCGATACATCAGCACACTTATCGTCGCGCTCGCCGAACTGGCGGCCGGGGATCTGACGGCAGCATGCAAGTGGCTTCGCGAGTCGGCGGCGCTGCTGTCACCTGAGCTGGAGGACGAGCCCGAGGGCACCTTCCGACTCAGCGAGGTTTGGTTGTCGACGGCGCTGGCGATGGCGGGAGATGCGGAGGCCGCCGAACAGGCACTGGCCGGCCGGCCGGTCGCCGAAGCCGGAGGCTTTCGCTACTGGGAGACCGATCAAGCGCTCGCCGCGGCATGGATCGACGCCGCCCGCGGTCTTCCGAGCCTGGCGGTGCGGGCCGCGCTCGAGGCCGCCGACCAGGCCCGCGCGCTGCATCGTCCGACCCGTGAGGTGATGTGCCTGCAAACGGCGACGCAGTTCGGTGACAGCTCCTGCGCGGACCGCCTCGCAGAGTTGTCGGTGATCGTCGGCGGGCCGAGACTGATTGCCGTGGCAGCGCATTCGGCCGCGTTGCACGCCCACGACGGCACCGGCCTGCTCGAGGCGTCACGGTGCTACGAGGCCTTCGGCGATCGTGTCGCAGCGGCCGATGCCGCCGCCCAGGCCGCGATCGTGCTTCGCGAGCAGGGGCGCCGCGGTGCGGGTCTCACGGCGACCGCGGTAGCACAGCGCCTGTCCGGCGAGACCGGCGCACACACATATGCGCTGCGGGCCAACAGGATCGACTTGCCACTGACTGCGCGGCAACGCGAAATCGTCACCCTTGCCGCCCGAGGGCTGTCCAACCGCGCCATCGCCGACCGGTTGGTGTTGTCCGTGCGCACGGTCGAGGGGCACCTGTTTCAGGCCTCGCAGAAGACCGGCGTCAGTACCCGCGAAGAACTCATCGCCATGGTCCAGGGACGGTCCGCCGAAAACCGCCCGACCGATCGGCTCGCGTGA
- a CDS encoding NAD(P)/FAD-dependent oxidoreductase translates to MTQRYDLVIAGGGPSGSAAAWQASQTGAKVVVLDKAEFPRDKPCGDGLTARAVSYLQKMGLADEVAKFHRVNRVTVFSPSQWELSFPRRPGMPDHGHTVSRTELDTLLLKHAESAGAEVRQSAEVTAPILENGRVVGVTLRSGEKVYGDAVIAADGAYSPIKRALKIDSEYNGYSAIAIRSEMYANRPDSDSLDIYLKLVFQGDQLPGYGWVFPMGSGRFNIGLGYVNSYKNWQSINATQFLGEFLRTLPPEWELPPIEELKKNKSVRAWRLPMGFTAWPPWRPGVLFTGDSLGAGKPASGAGISKALESGLAAGECAIAALTNGGPDDFTNYAQRMEAAWGREYRRGRYFHKLLGYPRVANAGIKLIDNAAFRDRMLKALYKKAQGPQHTVKNG, encoded by the coding sequence ATGACGCAGCGATACGACCTGGTCATCGCCGGTGGCGGACCATCGGGCTCGGCCGCCGCGTGGCAGGCCTCGCAAACCGGCGCGAAGGTAGTGGTCCTGGACAAGGCCGAGTTCCCCCGCGACAAACCCTGCGGGGACGGCCTGACCGCGCGCGCGGTCAGCTACCTGCAGAAGATGGGCCTGGCCGACGAGGTCGCCAAGTTCCATCGGGTCAACCGCGTCACGGTGTTCAGCCCCAGCCAGTGGGAGCTGTCCTTCCCCCGCCGCCCCGGCATGCCCGACCACGGCCACACCGTGAGCCGTACCGAACTGGACACGCTGCTGCTCAAGCACGCCGAGTCCGCGGGCGCCGAGGTGCGCCAGTCCGCGGAGGTGACGGCGCCGATCCTGGAGAACGGCCGGGTGGTGGGCGTGACGCTGCGCAGCGGCGAGAAGGTGTACGGCGACGCCGTGATCGCCGCCGACGGCGCCTACTCCCCGATCAAGCGCGCGCTGAAGATCGACTCTGAGTACAACGGCTACTCGGCGATCGCGATCCGCTCCGAGATGTATGCCAACCGGCCCGACTCCGACAGCCTCGACATCTATCTCAAGCTGGTGTTCCAGGGCGACCAGCTGCCCGGATACGGCTGGGTGTTCCCGATGGGCAGCGGCCGGTTCAACATCGGGCTGGGCTATGTCAACAGCTACAAGAACTGGCAGTCGATCAACGCCACCCAGTTCCTCGGCGAGTTCCTGCGCACGCTGCCCCCGGAATGGGAGCTGCCGCCGATCGAGGAGCTGAAGAAGAACAAGAGCGTCCGCGCGTGGCGGCTGCCGATGGGATTCACGGCGTGGCCACCATGGCGGCCCGGGGTGCTGTTCACCGGCGATTCACTGGGCGCGGGCAAGCCGGCCTCGGGTGCGGGTATCTCCAAGGCGCTCGAATCCGGCTTGGCCGCAGGCGAATGCGCGATCGCCGCGCTGACCAACGGCGGACCCGACGACTTCACCAACTACGCGCAGCGGATGGAAGCGGCGTGGGGCAGGGAGTACCGGCGCGGCCGCTACTTCCACAAGCTGCTCGGCTATCCGAGGGTCGCCAACGCCGGTATCAAGCTCATCGACAACGCCGCGTTCCGCGATCGGATGCTCAAGGCGCTGTACAAGAAGGCCCAGGGGCCCCAGCACACGGTCAAAAACGGCTAG
- a CDS encoding iron-siderophore ABC transporter substrate-binding protein encodes MLISGARAGVRAARSAVPAALAAVSLTLISGCGQLGGDPHEPDSQSVITSTTRVAGAGVLGNQRRPDESCAPEPAAVDPGPPDRLVRHAAGETEVRADPQRIVVLSGDQLDALCALGLQSRIVAAALPDGSPDQPSYLGTVIHDVPGVGTRSEPDLEGIQAASPDLILGSQALTPEAFGALSEIAPTVFTEAPGPGWQGNLRTVGAATGRLDAANGLIDGFARTAEKTGAENDATHFQASVVQFTDTTMRVFGADNFPASVLAAAGVDRPAAQRFTDKPYIEVGITDTDLANSPDLSAADGDIVYISFATGEAKEHATTVLKSDAWKKLSANRDDRVFAVNNEVWQNGEGIVAARGILDDLRWINAPIN; translated from the coding sequence GTGCTGATCAGCGGAGCGCGCGCGGGCGTGCGGGCTGCCCGGTCCGCGGTGCCCGCCGCCCTGGCCGCCGTGTCGCTGACACTGATCAGCGGGTGTGGTCAGCTCGGCGGCGACCCCCATGAGCCCGACAGCCAGTCGGTCATCACCAGCACGACGCGGGTTGCCGGCGCGGGCGTGCTGGGCAACCAGCGCCGCCCGGACGAGTCCTGCGCCCCCGAGCCGGCCGCCGTCGACCCCGGGCCCCCGGACCGCCTCGTGCGCCACGCCGCGGGCGAGACGGAGGTGCGCGCGGACCCGCAGCGCATCGTGGTGCTCTCCGGTGATCAGCTCGACGCGCTGTGCGCACTGGGGCTGCAGTCGCGCATCGTGGCCGCGGCGTTGCCGGACGGCTCCCCCGATCAGCCGTCGTACCTCGGCACCGTCATCCATGACGTGCCGGGCGTGGGCACCCGCAGCGAACCCGATCTGGAGGGCATCCAGGCCGCCTCGCCCGACCTGATCCTGGGGTCGCAGGCCCTGACGCCGGAGGCGTTCGGGGCGCTGTCGGAGATCGCACCGACGGTGTTCACTGAGGCGCCCGGCCCCGGGTGGCAGGGCAACCTGCGCACGGTCGGCGCGGCGACCGGACGCCTGGACGCCGCAAACGGGCTGATCGACGGTTTCGCACGAACCGCCGAGAAGACCGGCGCCGAGAATGACGCCACGCATTTCCAGGCCTCGGTGGTCCAGTTCACCGACACCACCATGCGGGTCTTCGGCGCCGACAACTTCCCCGCCAGCGTGCTCGCCGCTGCCGGTGTGGATCGTCCTGCGGCCCAACGTTTTACCGACAAGCCCTACATCGAGGTCGGGATCACCGACACCGACCTGGCCAACTCCCCCGACCTGTCTGCCGCCGACGGTGACATCGTCTACATCTCGTTCGCCACTGGCGAGGCCAAGGAGCACGCCACCACGGTGCTGAAGAGCGACGCCTGGAAGAAGTTGTCGGCCAACCGCGACGACCGCGTCTTCGCCGTCAACAACGAGGTGTGGCAGAACGGTGAGGGCATCGTCGCCGCGCGCGGCATCCTCGACGACCTGCGCTGGATCAACGCGCCGATCAACTAG
- a CDS encoding flavin-containing monooxygenase: MTVAEHEAETVAAKPVHTRALIIGTGFSGLGMGIELQKRGVEFLILEKADEIGGTWRDNTYPGCACDIPSHMYSFSFEPKPDWKHMWSFQPEIFDYLKGVADKYGLRRYIRFGSHVDRAHWDDEEMRWHVFTKDGREFVAQFVISGAGGLHIPLIPDFEGLDEYQGAAFHSAEWDHSVDLTGKRVAVIGTGASAIQIVPEIVKDVAALQLYQRTPAWVMPRPNNPIPEWMQRMFATVPVTRQLTRAGIYWAHEAVGFAMTRQPRLLKIGELLGKWNINRSIKDPELRRKLTPDYRAGCKRILNSDTYYHGIANPKTEVITDGITRFTPTGIVTADGTQHDVDVVVFATGFHVTDSYTYVHIKGLDGEDLVDRWNREGIAALRGITVADMPNLFFLLGPNTALGHNSVVFMIESQIRYAAQAIAAVDRAGARALTPTREAQDRYNAELQAELAGTVWSTGGCRSWYLDEHGVNRTLWSGMTWQYWLATRTFDPSEYRIWGTRRDTPTQDVAVPDVVAPQG, encoded by the coding sequence ATGACGGTTGCCGAGCACGAGGCGGAGACCGTAGCCGCCAAGCCGGTGCATACCCGCGCGCTGATCATCGGCACCGGATTCTCCGGCCTGGGGATGGGCATCGAGCTGCAGAAGCGCGGCGTCGAGTTCCTGATCTTGGAGAAGGCCGACGAGATCGGCGGCACCTGGCGTGACAACACCTACCCGGGCTGCGCCTGCGACATCCCGTCGCACATGTACTCGTTCTCCTTTGAGCCCAAGCCGGACTGGAAGCACATGTGGTCGTTTCAGCCGGAGATCTTCGACTACCTCAAGGGGGTGGCCGACAAATACGGGCTGCGGCGATACATCCGGTTCGGCTCGCACGTGGACCGAGCGCACTGGGACGACGAGGAGATGCGCTGGCATGTGTTCACCAAGGACGGCCGGGAATTCGTCGCGCAGTTCGTGATCTCCGGCGCCGGCGGACTGCACATTCCGCTGATCCCCGACTTCGAGGGCCTCGACGAATACCAGGGTGCCGCTTTCCATTCCGCGGAGTGGGACCACAGCGTGGATCTGACCGGCAAACGCGTCGCGGTGATCGGCACCGGGGCCAGCGCGATTCAGATCGTGCCCGAGATCGTCAAAGACGTTGCCGCGCTGCAGCTTTACCAACGCACCCCGGCGTGGGTGATGCCCCGGCCGAACAACCCGATCCCCGAGTGGATGCAGCGCATGTTCGCCACGGTCCCCGTCACGCGCCAACTGACGCGCGCGGGCATCTACTGGGCCCACGAAGCCGTCGGGTTCGCCATGACCCGCCAGCCCCGGTTGCTGAAAATCGGTGAGCTGCTGGGCAAGTGGAACATCAACCGGTCGATCAAAGACCCCGAACTGCGGCGCAAGCTCACCCCGGACTACCGGGCGGGCTGCAAGCGGATCCTCAACTCCGACACCTACTACCACGGGATCGCCAACCCGAAGACCGAGGTGATCACCGACGGCATCACGCGGTTCACCCCGACCGGCATCGTCACCGCCGACGGCACCCAGCACGACGTCGACGTCGTCGTGTTCGCCACCGGGTTCCACGTGACCGACTCCTACACCTACGTGCACATCAAGGGCCTCGACGGGGAAGACCTGGTCGACCGGTGGAACCGGGAGGGAATCGCGGCGCTGCGCGGCATCACCGTCGCTGACATGCCCAACCTGTTCTTTTTGCTCGGCCCGAACACCGCGCTGGGGCACAACTCGGTGGTGTTCATGATCGAGTCGCAGATCCGCTACGCCGCCCAGGCCATCGCGGCGGTCGACCGCGCAGGCGCACGGGCGCTGACCCCGACGCGCGAGGCCCAGGACCGCTACAACGCCGAGCTGCAGGCCGAGTTGGCGGGCACGGTGTGGAGCACCGGTGGTTGCCGAAGCTGGTATCTGGACGAGCACGGCGTCAACCGGACGCTGTGGAGCGGGATGACTTGGCAGTACTGGCTGGCGACCCGCACATTCGACCCGTCGGAGTACCGGATCTGGGGAACACGGCGCGACACGCCAACACAAGATGTCGCGGTCCCAGACGTTGTCGCCCCCCAGGGGTAG